GTACGTATCGCGCGCATGCCTCCATGACTTCTTTGTCACTGAAGTACAATTACGTGTTCCGGTtcaaaaaatgcaaatacgTAAGTGTACCTTTTAAGCGGATACCATGTGTATCGATCGGGAGTATGTATATTGGTATGATGATTAAAAGACGAAGATGAAGATACAGTCACGATTTATGTCATTTGGCAAAGGTTCTCGCTTCTTTCCCTCCCAACATGTCTTTCAGGCGAAGCCTTGTTGGACCAGGTTACATCCCGAATTTCAACAAAGGGTTATGGAATCTAAAGATTCTTctaaagattaaaaaaaaaattggttctTGCGGCGGGGCGTCACTTTAACTAAAGACAACTTGTTAAAATGCAATTGGAATGGGAGGATGAGAATataacacaatttttttccgGTGTCGTGTCTCCCGTTTTGTGTGGCTAATAGTCCAAATAGGTTCTAATCTATTTTCATCTCGCGATGCCCCTCATATGTTTGGGTCATGGTTACGGGGGGTTAATAAAAGGTTGAAGACGCTTCTTATGGTTGGAGCTGCCGTTTTATGTTGGGCAATTTGTCTATGCAGAAATGATATTGCGTTTAATAGAAAGTACTTAACTTCTCCTTTGTAGTCTTGTATTCTTGCACTCTTTGGCTCCGTACTTGGTCTATCCTCCCCAAACCGGAGGATCGTCAGCTAGTTTTGATGACGTGCAACAAGTCAGAGGAAGTGGTCAGAGACTTTTTTACCCACAATGGGTGGTGGTTTAGCCTGCGGATTGAATCTGCATAGAGATGTTACTTTTCTTTCAAtgtaataattttttttttgtctcgtACTTGGTTAGCTGTGTGCGTTTtcggtgcagaggccggggtgTGATACTCTATGTGTATCGATCGATATGCCGTCGAAATCAATAAAAACTTTTATTTTCGAGAAAAAGTCACGATTTATTAATACATCACGGCTCTGTCCCAGCAACCAAAAACTATCAGGGACTCGATCCACGTATTACGTTGTCACGTTTACATACTTAAGTACAATAGTACATGCATGGACGCGCGAGAGCGGCTACGCACAGGCAAGCCAAACATATGTGCAAACCGTGCATGTACTAATTATAGCCATGGCAGCTCCAtgcatgccgatgccgatgcgcGTACCATCATGCACATCAGTTCATCTGGCGGGTACGGGAGCAGCGGATAGCGCGATCTGGTTCTGCTGGCGGAGCTGCTCGTAGAATCGGCTGATGaactcctccgcctcctcatccacggcctccccgcctccgccgccgtcctcggaCGAGAAGTTGGACACCCGCACCGAGAACCCGCCCGCGCTCGCCACCAGCGGCGACGGCACCGACTCCGCCGACGTACTCCCGCACTCGTCCTCCCCCGCCGCTAGCTCCTCCATCAGAACCCCatctcgctcctcctccggcgccgcttCTGCCGCGGCCGTGGAGGCGGCGTAGTTGTCGTACTCGATCCTGTACTGGTactgcagcgccgccgtggGCGCGGTCTCGGCCTCGGAGCCGAGGAGGCAGGGGAAGTAAGCGTTGGAGCGGCGCCGCGGGTCGACGGGGCTGCCGCTGCAGGAGAACTCGTACTCGCCGCGTCGGCGGTGGCTCAGCGCGTGCGCGTGGCCGTAGCCATGGCCGTGGTGGGAGTGGGAGAGGAGTGTGGCGACGGAGCGGGCGAGGGCGCCCTTGTTGTTGCGGCGCTTCATGAGGAGGTGCAGGCCCAGGAGCAGCCTGCGCTTGCCCTTCCGCAGCATCAGGAACACGGCCCGCAGGTAGCTCCACATCCTCTTCGCCGCGCCCGGCGCCGACTGCACGTCCATGCCGGCCTAAACCTGTGATATAGCCCGCCCGAGATCGAGCCAGAGGGTAGAAAGACGAGTTGTTGTTAATTTGCAGTGCGTAtcggatgatgatgatgatgtgcGCACTATATATGCTTGGTAGGGTCGTCGATGGATCGGAGATGCCTTGCTGGCTtgttgggtggtggtgggggtggTCTTATATATAAGCCCGCAGGCCGCAGGCGGCAGATATTACAGTATATCCGTGCCTGCCTGCGACGGCGAGACggaagggaggagaaggaattACTAGCACGGAAGGCTTCGCTTAGCCAGGAAGGCAGCACGAGGACCGACCGGGAGTTGGACATTTGGATATATCTTTGTGTTAGGTGGCGCGGCCATATCGATCTTCGTCTCGCTcgcttttctttcttcttttcgcGTTTGCGTGCTCCGCCAACCCCCCTCcggccctctctctctctctcgctctgcCTGTGCCGTTGCCGGGCGGTGGGGGCGCAAATTAAGCAGGGGAAGGAAAGAACCAAAgccacacgcacgcacgcacgctgCGTAACGAAGAACTTGATGAACGTCCGATCCCTGATCTAACACGGCTCGCGCAAGGGCGTCTGACGCACGCACGCTCGAACTGAATCCTCGTGCATGTGCATTGTGCTGCTTAATTTCAGAAGTGGGTGGTCTGGCCTTTAGCAGTTTAGCTGTCGaacggctgctgctgcggcacACCGGCCACCGGGGCGTGTACAGACTACAGCGTGGCATGCAAAATGCGTGCCAAGACAGAACATATCAGCGTCGACCATCAATGTACGTAAGACATGCTCGGAGCCGATCTCCTCGCTTTTACATGATTGCACCAGAACAAatcatcattttattttgcgaGAATAACAGATCATGATGTAACGGGCAATAATATAAGGTCATCCCTGCCCTGTTTTTCCACCCAATAATAGACGCTCTGCTGCCGCCAACGAGTCCTACTATGGTCCGTACGGTGAATACACACGCAAAGCGTGCCTGCCTTGGAGATCATCCGGCCGTTCACAGTCACATCAACGACGTTCCTGATCCACGGCATGATTTCCCGGCCGCGTACGTGTCGCCCGCGCCGCGTTTCCTTAACCCGGATGGCCGTTTGGCAGCACCGGAGTACGTACCACGCACCAAAAGCGGCCGCCACACGATCGAGCTACAATCTCACCGGCGGCACTCAACGCATGATCTTTCTCATCGACGTCCTTTTCGTAGGGGGGGGAAAGCGAGAGCGGATAGCGGCGTGGAGGCGGAAGAGCCCACAATTCGAGCCACGCTCGGCTCGTGACTTTTGATTCCCTGACCAAACTATATCGATCTCCCAATTAGTCCTGACGTGGACGGCAGAAAAGTTACTAGCATGCAGTGGCACTGTGGCAGGGCAGCTTGCGGTTCAGGTTGCTCCTAGTAGGACTAGTAGCCTGTGGGCCGTTGAATAATCTAATCTGTTTATCCGAGCGGGAGGAGGGATTCATGGGCCGTCTGGTCACTGTCACGGATTATgtcctgcttttttttttctcgcaaataattttttttttgcgactgacgcaatttttaaaaaaaattaatgtgTTGAGGCAGATGATACGTAGAGCCAAAAATTATTACTCCTACCAACAAAGCACAAGAAATACAAAAGGCAAATGATCAGTACCGGaaagaaacacatgcatgaagcTATTCAAAGTGATGGTTAGTCCAGCCAGTAAAGGCCGGACACAACTTTCTTGAGAGTCATCTTCGTGTTCCGGCTCAAGAACATTTCCTTGCACCCCCGCGTCGCCCTCCTCTAGCGACACGGGGAAACTCTAGCCGCCGCGGCCTAGgggcctcctccctccctcccccgcgcACGCCCTaggaaggtggcggcggggcggttTCATCTCGCCCTTCCAGGCTCGCGGGGCGCGCGCGAAGCGGGCGAAGAGCGGGGGTTGCCGGGCGCGGCGTTGGGTTGGCCGGGGCGGCGTGCGTTGGTGGCCAAGTCCGGCTGTGGATCCGGCGCTGGTGGGTGTTGGGCGCCGGATCTGGCCTGCGGCCGACTTGGCCGGCCTGATGGCGGACGACGGGGTTTCTTGGAGATGATTCCGGCTGCTGATCTGGTGCAGCCGCTCGTCTCCTGTCCCTGCGCGTGTGGTTTTGGCTCGCAGGCTTCTAGCTGGCGTGGCTGCAGCAGGGGATGCCGGGATGGCGGTCCCGGGACGTGTCTTTGCTTGTCAGGGCCATCGATCTGGCGTTTTGGGGTGCGGATTCGTCTCGGGCAGGCAGAGGAAGGAggtcgaggcggcggcctcggaAGGGGGTGAAGGCGGTTGCTGCGCAGGGCGTAGTTGGGTTCTGGACAccggggcggcggctccgggGTGTGTGTTGGTCCTCGGGCTGTCCGATGCGATGGAATCTGCTGGATTCTTGAGGCGCGCCTCACTTCCACCTGT
The Brachypodium distachyon strain Bd21 chromosome 2, Brachypodium_distachyon_v3.0, whole genome shotgun sequence genome window above contains:
- the LOC100828986 gene encoding uncharacterized protein LOC100828986, whose product is MDVQSAPGAAKRMWSYLRAVFLMLRKGKRRLLLGLHLLMKRRNNKGALARSVATLLSHSHHGHGYGHAHALSHRRRGEYEFSCSGSPVDPRRRSNAYFPCLLGSEAETAPTAALQYQYRIEYDNYAASTAAAEAAPEEERDGVLMEELAAGEDECGSTSAESVPSPLVASAGGFSVRVSNFSSEDGGGGGEAVDEEAEEFISRFYEQLRQQNQIALSAAPVPAR